A genomic region of Zea mays cultivar B73 chromosome 6, Zm-B73-REFERENCE-NAM-5.0, whole genome shotgun sequence contains the following coding sequences:
- the LOC118472220 gene encoding uncharacterized protein, with protein sequence MVPSRAAHGGFLPTPNPLYWWPPLQVLSSPMAASSVRSVALSWVRAQLHLGLQLANSPLPWMAIFFPAARSHAAVLSLSFLSRLWTSVVPSLPWPPQLLPWTPIAAAPRCRTSSGSPAPSAPVWCLIKCPSGVPCHGQPY encoded by the coding sequence ATGGTGCCCAGCCGAGCAGCCCATGGAGGCTTCCTCCCCACGCCCAACCCTCTCTACTGGTGGCCGCCGCTCCAAGTCCTCTCGTCGCCTATGGCTGCCTCCTCTGTTCGATCCGTGGCGCTATCGTGGGTTCGCGCCCAGCTCCATCTCGGCCTCCAGCTCGCCAACAGCCCTCTTCCATGGATGGCGATTTTCTTTCCTGCAGCAAGAAGCCATGCCGCAGTCCTCTCTCTCAGTTTCCTCTCACGGCTATGGACATCGGTTGTTCCTTCCCTCCCATGGCCGCCCCAACTCCTTCCATGGACGCCAATAGCAGCAGCCCCTCGCTGCCGGACATCCTCTGGTAGTCCCGCACCATCCGCACCCGTATGGTGTTTGATAAAATGTCCAAGTGGAGTGCCGTGTCATGGACAACCCTATTAG